CGGCCACGGCAGTCTGCACAAGGTTTTCTGCGTCGGTTACTTCGTCAATGAGCTTTCTGGACAGGGCCTTCTCAGCGTCGATGGGATTCCCGACGGTCATCATCTCCAAGGCATTGGGCAGGCCAATAAGCCGGGGCAGGCGCTGGGTCCCACCCGCGCCGGGTATCAGGCCGACCTGAACCTCGGGTTGCCCGAGCTTGACGCCCTTGGACGCGACCCGATAATGGCAGGCCATTGCGATCTCCAACCCGCCCCCGAGCGCATTTCCGTTGATCGCGGCTATTACGGGCTTGGGGCCCTTTTCCATCTGGTTGAGAAAGGCCGACATGGCCTTCACTTTCGGCAGCATGGCGTCTTTTTCTTTCGCCTTGTAGACTTCCGTCAGGTCTGCGCCCGCTACGAAGTTCTTTCCCGTTCCCGTCAGCACGATCGCCTTAATTTCCGGGTCCTCGAAGCCGCTCAGAATAGCCTCGACGAATTCCATCACGAAGTGTTCCGAAAGCTGGTTTACCGGTGGGTTGTTCAAGAACAGCACAGCCACGCCGTTCTGAACTTCTACTTTCACAGTTTTGAAGTCAGTCTTCATCCTTATTCACTCCTTTCGGCAGGAAGGGCTTGCCATAACCGCTGATGTCAGCAGCTCGGTTATCTGATCGATCTCCTCCATTCTGTCAACATAAGCGGATTCACGCAAAACAAACCATCGCATAGCCATATGGGAAAAGGCGCCGAGAAACATATTACGGAAGACCCTGGAATTGACCGTTGTTCGAAAAACACCAGCGGCCTTCCCTTCCTCGATCACGTCTTCGATAAGTCTGCAATAGTCACTGAATGCCTCGAAAGCCTTGGACGCGAAAAAACGATCGTTCATCTGAAGTCGGAGCAGAAACACCTTGAGGAACTCTGTGTCGCTCAAAAAGCTGGAGAAGTGATACCTGATCAATCTGCGAAGCTTCCGGTCGGGGCTCTTGATTTCAAACGCACCGGAAACCTGTTCCAAATATGATTCAAATCGATTTGTGGCCATAGAAAGAAGAATATCTTCCTTGCTCTGGAAGTACTCGTAAATCGTTCCGTCAGCAACCCCGGCCAAACTCGCGATTTCGGATATCGTTGCCTTGGCAAAGTCCTTTTCAGCGAAGACTTTCTTTGCCGCGTTGAGTATGGAGTCCAAGCGGTTTACCCGGCAGCCTTCCGGCGGAGTCTTGGGCACGATCATGGAATCCACGAGGTCCACCACATTCGAGAAATCCGACTCACCTGCTTCCAGTTCGCCGACCGTGAGGGAGCTTAGGGTCTCCATGTCCAGAGTTCCTAGAATCGTGTCCCGAATAAGGCGGATGGGGATGTCCGAGCGGAACCTCCCCTCTTTGACTCCCCGACCCAATACTGAAGCGACTATGCGAGAATATTCACGAACAATCTCATAGGCAGGACTGGAATAAAACGCTTGAAAGGACCTGCATTCCATAAGCAGCAAGCGGGCATAGGCCCTGTGAGCGTCGTGATATCGGAGCTGCAACCATATGAGCTTTTGTAGTTGGCTTTGAACGTCCGGAATTCCTGCCAGATGCTCGTCCAGCAAGGCCAATTGCCTTTTCAGTTTTTCGCCGGGCACCGAGAAGAGAAGATCTTGCTTGCCTTTAAAGTACTGGTAAATAACAGAATCTGTCACATTGGCTTTACGGGCAATTTCCGAAATGGACGAGTTGGCAAAACCCTTCTGCGACATGATTTCTTCGGCCGCGGCCAGGATCTTCCATTTGGTCGCGCAGGCCAGCCCGTTTTTCTGATCTTGTTCAAAATCGTTCGAATGACCGCTCACCGACCGCATAGTCCGTTCACTGCCTCCCAATCTTGAGGTCCGGAATTACGAGTTCGTTTAACGTTCCCTCTATGGCAAGTGAACCCAATTCGTAGAATTCGATAGCTGGTGTCAACTCCTAATACTCCCGATTCCCCATCCGGCCGGGCCGACTTTTGCAGCGGCCTTTCACGCGGGCATGCTTCCGGTCCATCAGAGGCCCGTAATCCGGACCGTTGAAGGATTCAGGAACAACGTCCGCGCCGCCTACTGTTGCCGTCGTTGACGTTCTTCCCGCTTCCTTATGGTTCAGTGAGGGAGAGTCGCGTCGAATAAAAACCTCGGCGAAGGCGCGAATCACGCCTAAGCCGCCTGATCCAAAAGTAATTTCGCTGCTGAAACAGCAGCCCTGCAGTTTAACTAAGTTGCTGAACGCGAATCCCCCTCAAGGCGCATATGCTTGTTCGGAAAATGCTCGTCCGCGCTTGACAAGATCACTCTAACACGATATTGAAATGAAAGTAAAGTTAATTTCTTTTCCGAATGTGATTCTGGCGGCACAATGCCGCCAACGTGAATCAACCGGGCCATAAAGGCCTATCGCCTTCTGAAGCAGGGAAAGACAGACTTCGGGATACCTCCAGCCACCCCAATGGGACTGTCCGAACATATCAGGCTTCATGCACAAGAAGGCGCCCGAGATCAAAGGGGATTCTCAACCGAGAAAGCACACTGCGGAACTGTTGGTTCAGCAAACCTTAGGTAACCGGCACTCTTCTTCACCCCGCCAGGGGAGAGAGTTTTCAAGCCACTCCCCGGACTGGAGGAAAAAAAGAGGATGGTGACACGCAACTAAAGTCCTTGAGAGAGCGTGTGGTTGCTGAAGTGCCTATTTCCGGCACGCTTAATTCCAGGCCGTGGGAGCCAAAGACAGGCACGGACCTTCGACGACCCTTCCAACGAAGGCGGTCACGGAGCCGGACTATTTATCCTGGCGCTCCAACCGGCCAAACAGAAGTCTGTTACAATTCGGCGCATAGCCGAATGACATTCGGCAGCCCAAAACAACCACGTTTCTTTTAAGGCCATGGGTTTAACGAAACATGAGGGCAACAGGACCCTGCCCGAGCCATTTTTCATCCTGACGGAAGGAGACGACAATGGGTAAAAGAACACTGAGGACAAAACTTTGCGACATGCTGGGAATGGAGTATCCGATCCTGAGCGCAGGCATGGGCCCTACGCTGATAGGCGAAAAAACCGGCGCTCCTGTTGAACTGGTTGTTGCCGTTTCAGAGGCCGGTGGACTCGGTGTCCTTGGAGGCAGCGGCTTTACGGTGGAAGAACTTCGAAATGCCATTCGGGAGATCAAGGCCCAGACCGACAAACCCTACGGAGTCGATCTTCTGCTGCCCAAGAGCGTGGCTTCTCAATCTTTCGGGGGAGCGCAAGAGGTGCCGCTCAGTGAGGTGCTCAAGACTATTCCCGAACCGCATCGGGAATGGATCAAGAAAGTGAAAGCTGAGATGGGGCTCCCTGATGTGGATGTCATGATCAAATTGAATTCCACTACCCATCGTCCGAAGGAATCCATTCAGGTTTGTATAGAGGAACGAGTGCCGCTCTTCTGCGCAGGGCTCGGTAATCCGGGCTTCATGGTGGAAGAAGCTCATGCAGTGGGAATGAAGGTGCTGGGGATTACAGGCAATGCGAAGAATGCCCGCCGCATGGCCGAGTCGGGTGTGGATTTCGTTGTAGCCCAGGGACATGAAGGGGGAGGCCATACCGGAAGGATTGGGACCATGGCATTACTGCCCCAGGCCATCGACGCTGCCGCACCTGTGCCCGTCCTGGCCGCAGGAGGTATCGGTGACGGCAGGGGCCTGGCGGCCGCATTGGCAATGGGATGCATAGGCGTTTGGGTCGGGACGCGCTTTCTTGCAACCAACGAAGGAGGCGCCTTAGATACCAACAAGGATAAAATCATCAAGTCAACCGATGAGGATACCCGTGTGAGCACGGCGTATACAGGGAAAACCTTGCGGGCGAGCTTGAACGAGTATCACAGGTTGTGGGACGGATCGGGTCTTGATCCCCTCCCCTTCCCCACTCAAGTCATGATTTCTTCTGCGCTCCTTTGGGGCTTTGTGGAGGCCAACAAGACGGACTACGTGGGTGGTCTGGCCGGGCAGGTTTCAGGCCTTATCCACGAAATCAAGCCCGCACGACAAGTCCTCGATGAGATGGTGGAAGAGGCGGTGGACATTCTAACCCGACGGCTTCCGGCCACCGTGGTTGCCAAATAGATCGCCGTCCATTTCTTCCAGGTCCGGGAAGGTCCTCGGGAACGCTAAGATCCACCGGTCCCCCGGACGGAAGTCCTTAGGGACATCAGGAGGCAGGAGACACGCATGTTGCTTTTGGACCTAATAGGGAAGAAGTCGGGGCCGATGCCCTTCGAGTACACCTGGAAGGATGTTGTCCTGTATGCCCTGGGAATCGGGGCGCAGACAGAGGAACTCCCGTTTGTCTATGAAAACGCCAAAGGCGGGTTGAGGGTCTTTCCAAGCTTTGGTACGGTGATGGGAGTCGCGTTGTTCACGGACCTGTTCGAGAATGTGACCGTCGACCTTTCCAAATTCATTCACGGAGAAGAAGCGATAAAGTTGTACCGCCCTATCCCGCCTTCGGGGAAGGTACTTGTTGAAGGAGAGATTACCAATGTCTACGACAAGGGCAAAGGGGCTCTGATTGTCTGGCGCTTGAAGGCCCTGACCGAACAGGGGGAACCGCTCCTCGAAGCCGAGCATGGAGTTTTCTATGTAGGTGCAGGGGGCTTTGGCGGAGATGCCGGGCCCAAAAGCGAACCGCTCGATCCTCCCGAAGGAATCCAGCCGGATTTCATTGTCTCCTATTATATACCGGAGAACCAGGCAGCCCTTTACCGGCTCAACGGCGACCTCAACCCACTGCATCTTGACCCGGATTTTGCCAAAATGGGGGGGTTCCCTCGACCAATCCTACATGGCCTTTGCACGTACGGCTACGCAGTGAGGGCTATTGTGCACGGAGCCTGTGACGGAGATCCCGCGCGCCTCAAGGAATTCAGGGCGCGTTTCGCCGGCGTAGTCTATCCAGGCGACACGCTTGTGACCGAGGGATGGAACGACAAAGATGGGCGTTACCTGATCCGGTGCCGCACCGACCGCGGGGTGGTGCTCAGCCATGCCTACGCGAAGGTTGAGTAAGATAAAGATAAGGCAAGCATTCAGTCACGGGCGGGATCTTCTTGCGACGCCTCCAATAAATGTTCCGGCACGGAGAGACTGTCTCAAAACCCCGGATCAGAGGAATCCCCGGGTAGGGGCGCTTCGAGAAGCGCCCTGATTTCGGGCGGTTCACGAACCGCCCCTACAGAAGGTCAGGTGAAATCGTCAGTTTTGAGACAGTTTCCGGAGGCCAGCCCCAACCGATTTCCGAAGAGGCGTTTTTCGTAATCGGACACTATTTTCGGCACTTGCTTTAAACCGTAACGGAAGATGGGGGAGCGTCCGGAAAGGACACGGTCATGGAAAAGCGGGAGAAGGAAATGAATGCGGCAATCGCTTCGGATATCCGACCGGGCGATGACCCCACCGAGGTTTCCAACAAACTGGTGGGCAGAACGCGAACCCAATTGCTGAGAGAGTTGTTCGGGTACTTTGAAATACCCGCGGACATTATCAATCACGTGTTCGGAAATCTCTACGCTCGCGATGTACTGACTCAGCGGGAGCGCGAACTCTGCGCGGTGGCCGCATTATGCGTTCTGAACCGCACCAATGAATTAAAGAGCCACATCATTGCTGCGCTTCGTACCGGCGCCACCAAGGAGCAAGTGGCTGAGGTCATCCTGCAAATGTCCACCTACGGCGGCATGCCGGTTTGCATCGAGGGCTTGGCGGTCGCCAGACAGGTCTTTGAGAAAGGCCCGGCAAAGTAGCCAAGAGCCGATTAGTCCGAATTTGATCACACGAGGATGCTATGGATACATTTTTCAATCCAGGCTCCGTTGCGGTTATTGGAGCCAGCAAGCGTAATATAGGCGGTTTTGTGGTTTCTAATCTGCTTTCCGGTTTCCAAGGGGGAATCTATCCGGTAAATCGCAATTATGATGAAATTGAAGGCCTTCCCTGTTTCCCCTCCGTGGAAGACATCCCTCACGGAGTGGACCTGGCAATTGTCCTGGTGCCTGCATCATCGGTCCCGCCGGTTTTGGAGGAATGTGCCCGAAAAGGCGTGCGTAGGATCATAATCGAAAGCGCGGGGTTCGCGGAGATCGGCGAAAGCGGTCTAGCATTGCAAGACCGGTGTGTGGCCATTGCGAAAAATGCCGGTATGCGAATTTGGGGACCGAACTGCATGGGCTTGGTGGATGTTCGGCGAGAGTATTTCTTTACCTTTATGCACCCGGGCGTGCGAAAGGAAGGCTTGCTTCCCGGTCGGATCTCCCTGATCGTCCAGAGCGGCATGATGTCCGCCATTTTTCTTGCCGAGCTGGCCAGAAGGGGTATTGGTGTCGCTAAGGCCTGCTCTATTGGGAACAGAGCGGATGTCGACGAATGTGATGTCCTTGAGTACCTGTTGGAGGACCCTGACACGGATGTGGTTGCCTTGTACTTGGAATCCATTCCGCGGGGAAGGCTCTTTGCACAAATGGTCCAAAAAACGGCCAAGCCCATCGTGCTCTTGAAAGGGGGCAGAAGCAAAGCCGGCGCCATAGCAGCCAAGAGCCACACCTACAGCCTGGCTGGGAACTCTCGTCTCCTAACCAGCGTCTTGGACGGATTAGGCGTCGCGTTAGCCGACGAAATTTTCCAGATGATGGACCTGGCCAATGCGTTAGCGGTGATCCGCTACGTCAATCCTGCATGCCGCACCGCTATAGTTACTTTGAGCGGTGGAGCGGGTATTCTTGCCTGCGACGCTCTGGAAAAACGCGAACTGCCTGTGGCCGACCTTTCGGACGAAACCAAGAAAGCATTAGAGGAAGTCTTTCCGCCCTGGATGCCCCCTTCCAACCCAGTGGACCTTTTTCCGGCAGTGTCGACACGGGGCCGGGACATCGCCTTTGACCATGCGGTTTCCGCTGTCTTGAAAGACTCCAACGTAGATGTGCTCCTCATACACATTGTGGTTGGATTGGACGAGGACATCCCGGACCTTGCCGACTTGAAGAAAAGGGCCGATGCCTGCGGAAAACTGATCTTATTCTGGATCATGGGGCGCCAACAGGGATGCGAGCGATTCCGTCAGGCGGCTCGCGCTGTTGGAATTTTGGTTCATGAAGATATTTCGAGAATAGCCGATTGTCTGTGGGCCGCGTCGAAGTTCTGGACAGGTCGTTGGGAATCGGCGCGGCAGGGTAACCATTCAGTCTTGCGGGGGTAGAAGGGATTCTCAGCCCTGAAGGGGCGTACCAATGGTAGCCACGGGTGAAACCCGTGGACCGGAAGCGCTGCCACACCCTGGATTCCCGACCCTGGAGGGGTCGACCATGAATGTGAGTTGGACTTCGGGATTGGTCGACCCCTCCAGGGTCGGGAATCCAAATGATTGTGTGGACCATTGTCCACGGGCTTACGCCCGTGGCTACTGTTGGGCTGCCCCCTCGGGGCATGGGAGCCGCTCCTGCACGTAAGTGATTGATTAGGCCTAATGTATTCATTCAGTTAATGGCGGCGAAAGATGGTCATTGCGAGCGTAGCGAAGCAATCTCAGGGCTAAAAGGCAGAGATCGCTTTCCCGCGGAACGGGGATTTCACTCCTCGCAATTGTACAGAACGGCAAACCACCCCGTGTAACTGAATGGTTACGCGGCAGGAACGCTCGACCGCGAGCGCGTCCCTTTCGACTGGCCATTAGCCGTCCTGATTGCTAGGGCCTATAGTGATCCTCGAAAGTTTTTCCGGATCGATTGTTCTTCTATTCAGCCAGAGCGGGCATTTTGCAGGGACCTTCCGATGCCGGAGGCGTGACCTCTTTACCGGGGAACAGTTTGATGGAATCAAGAGACCGGATCCTCTTGTACATCTTGCTGACATGAGCGGAGGTCTTGCCGAACGCCACATCAAAGATCGCCTGGTGGTCTTCCCCCCTGAAGGTCGTCGAACCGACGGGCAGATCCGCCACGGTCAGTCCGCTGAGAGTCGCCGCCACGTCAGCTCTGTCAAAGGACCCTGCCTTTTCTACAGCCGCTTTGAACATCATTATTGCGGCGTATGAATTGTACGCGGCATATGAGGGAGGTATTTCGGCGGCCGAAAGGGCCCCGTAAGATTTAATGAAATTGGCATTTGACGCGTTGTTGTAGGCCTCGTACCAATACGGGCTCCCGAACCACACATCCTTGGGCATGTCCAAAACTCCGAGAGCAGTGAAGATCTCGACAGAACCACCCACCGCACAGACTGTCGTCTTGCCTTCGAGAAGCCCGTCCCTGTGGGCTTGTCTCAGGAAGTCCTTCAGATCGTTGCCCCACAGGGACAGCATTATGCCATCCGCATTCGATTTGGTTCTCAATTGCTCGATGACCGGCGCCCAATCCTTGGTGCCTAACGGAGTAAAGATCCCCTGTTCGAATGACATCCCTCCGAGATTATTTCCGTAACGCATGAAATATTTCCAGGAATCTTGACCGAACCCATAATCGGGTCCCACTGTGGTCCACTTTTTGGCCCCTGAGTTCTTGGCGATGATTGCGGACGACTTGTAGCACTGATCCATGTTCCAGGTCATTCTGAAAGTCCAGGGGTTGCACAGACTGCCCGTAACTTCGTCGAGCATGGCGTGGGTAATGATCAACGGGCATTTCAGGTCATTCATGGCAGGGGTTACCGCTTTTGCCACCGCGCTGGAGACGATGCCTATTACGATCGCGACCCCTTCCGAGTTGATTAACCGCTCAATCTCCGGCTTACCGACGTCCGGCTTGGCTGCCGTGTCGCCATAAACGAGTTCGACCTTGCGTCCCAGGATTCCTCCCGCGCCGTTAATCTCATTCGCTGCAATCTGAGCCCCCTGCCGGGCCACGTCACCGAACGTGGCCATAGGACCGGAGAAAACGTGCGCGAATCCTATCTTTACCGGGCCTTGCGCAAACGAAGAGGAGCCAAAGACGACAAGAAGACCCAAGGTGATCAGGATGGCTTTCATGACGATGTTAGAGTTCATACGACCTACCTCCTTCGTGGTTTTATGCGTACGAGCCCCCCCGCAATAAAAGCCTGCAACCGTTGCCAAAATCCCTAGCCAAATCCGCCGTTAAGACAGAGGATTATTTGGCCGAGCGGACAAAACCTTTGACAATCGCTCTAATCAGATTGGGATAGGAAGTCATCCACGGTGGCGATCTTCCCGAACATCGAGCCCATAGCGGCAATGAATGCCGCCCCGACTCGTGGAGCCGACACCTCGACGCCGCCATAGGCAAGACTTCTGGTAGCGCAAGCGTCGCTCAGCACCAAACATTGAAAGCCCAGATCGAAAGCGGCCCTTACAGTAGAATCCACACACATGTGGGTCATCATCCCGCAGACCACCAATCGACTTACTTCCTGTTTCCTCAGGTGCTCTAACAACGCGGTTTCTCGAAATGCGTTCGGGTAGTTTTTTTGAAACACGGTTTCGCCCTTCAAGGGCGTCACACTTTCGTGAATCTCCACCCCTGGGGTGCCGGGCAGGAAAAATGATGCACCCGGGCGAGGGGAAACGTGTTGGATGTGAATCAAGGGGAGTTCTTTCGTTCGGAAATGAGCCAAGACTCTTTGAGCAGCGCGACTCGCTTCAAGGCTCTGTTCCAATTCCATCTTCCCGCCGGGGAAATAGTCATTCTGAATGTCGATAAGAAGCAGAGCACTTTTCATCACAGAACCACTCCTTTCCAGGAATAATCCGCAGGGCAGTTAAGGTTTTGATGATGGAATCGCCGCATGCCGGGACTGTAAAGGGGCTAGGCATGAGACGGCTCCGCGAATCTTGTTGGAGGTGTGATTCCGAAAAAAAGAACTGAGGTCTAGCAGGGTTATTACAACGGATCATGGTCCGCTGTAAACAGATTTATCGCGTGGCCTGCGTTACCATTCAGTTACCGGCGGCAAAGACTGTCATTGCGACGGCAGCGAAGCAATCTCAGCGCTCAAATTCAGAGATCGCTTTCCCGCGGAACGCGGGATTTCAGTCCTAGCAATGACACAGAATGGCAAATTCCCTCGCGTAACTTAATGATTACTTGAACACCCAGAAAAAAACTTGACACCGGTGAGGAGCATCGGTACGCTTAGGCGAAGGCAGACCGACCGGTCGGTCTTACGGGAGCACCAATTTGGATCTCAGAGAGAAAATAATTCACGAAACACTCAAGCTGTTCTCGCTGAAGGGCTACTCCAACACCTCTATCGAAGACATACTGGCCCAGACCCATGCGTCCAAAGGCGGATTCTACAACCACTTCAAAAGCAAAGACCAACTTTTCATGACGGTCTTGAGCGAGGCGCGGAAGATATGGCGTAGCAGAGTGCTCGACGGACTGGAACAGACGAGCAGCCCTTGCATGAAATTACGGAAATTTCTCGAGAACTTTCGGGATTTATACCTCAAGGATTCCGAGAACATTCCCGGCGGTTGCGTTTTTGTGACTCTTTTGGTTGAACTCGATGATCAACGGCCCGATTTTGCCAGAGAAATTTCCGAAGGCTTTTCCAGAGTGCTCTCGATGATGAATCGACTCCTGGAACAGGCAAAGGCATCAGGGGAACTGAGAGCAGACGTCAACACCGAAGCAGTGAGCCGAGTTTTGTTCCTCGGGCTTTTGGGGGCTTCGGTCCTCTACGGCATGGACAAGTCTTCTGAAGAACTGGGAAAATCCGTCGCTCCGTTGATCCAGTATTTGGATGCCCTGGTTGACACCCGATAGATTTGAAGGACTTCAACAGGCGGATTCGTCTTTTATACTCAGGAAGGGGGATTCTTATGGATTTCAAGTTCTCGGAGAGGGAAGAGCTTCTACGAAAAAGCATACGAGAATATGCTGAGAAGGAGATCCCTCCTCGGATGGAGGCAATGGAGGAGACCGGGGACTTCCCCGTAGACTTGCTCGCGAGCATGGGGAAGATGGGGATTCTCGGTGTGATTACTCCCGCGGAGTATGGTGGCACAGGTTTGGGCCATCTGGCGCGGATCATTGTTCTTGAAGAACTGGGGCGTGTTTGTCCGGCCATCCCAATGGCGCTCCAGGTTCACCACATGTGTACCCATGTGTTCAACAGATGGGGCAACGACAGCCAGAAACAGAAATATCTACCCCGGCTGTGCAAAGGGGAGACCATGGGGGTGGTGGCCGTCACGGAGCCATCCGGCGGGTCGGATGTTGCCGGAATTCAGACCACAGCCGCTCTGGATGGAGACAAGTACATCCTGAACGGCAGAAAATGCTTCATAACCAATTCTCATCACTCGGACATCTGGGTCGTGATTGCCCGAACCGGAGAAGGCGGAAAGGGTTTGTCCGCCTTTGTTGTGGAACCGAGCTTTCCTGGGGCCAAGGCCGGTCGCAAAGAGCAAAAAGTGGGCCTGAGGGGAGCAAATACCGGCGAACTCTCGTTTCACAATTGCGAAGTGCCCAAGGAAAATCTCATCGGGAGCGAAGGCCAGGGCATGATGGTCGCGATTCAGGACATCGTCGAGTGCGGCAGGCCTGGAATGGCTTCTGTGGGCCTGGGCATCTTGAATGCGGTTGTGGAGCAAGCGGTGAAGTTTTCCAATGAGCGCAGTCTGTACGGGAAACCGATCAGCAAGCTGCAAGGCATTCAGTGGCCGTTGGCCGAGATCTATTCGGACCTGGAGATTGCCCGGTTACTCACCTACCGTGTGGGCTGGATGCTCGATCAGAAGATCGACTGCGCTGCCGAATCAGCCCTGGCTAAGCAATTCGCGTGCGAGGCCGCTGCAAGATCGGCCCGCAAAGCCATCGAGATCCACGGCAGCTACGGCATCATGAAGGAATATCCGGTCCAGAGGCTGCTCCGAGACGCGCTGGTGACAATTCCCGCGGGCGGAACCGCGGAGATAGCTAGAGTGGTGCTGGCCCGCCAGGCGCTCTCTACGTTCAGTTAACGATCATAGCTTGTTTGTGGACCCGGCCTCCAAGGCCGGGCCTCTCCCCAAAGTAAGGATTCACGTATAGAGCACGTGGCTTTGATGCCGGCCGCCCGAAGTGGCAAGGTCATGGCATTCAGACGTTTGCTCCTGAAAAAGTAGTAGCTGCTAGCGTCATTCCGGCGAAGGCCGGAATCCAGTCCCGCGAGGAACGCGGGATGGACCCCGGCTTTGGCCGGGGTGACGGCGTGCGGTCCCGAGTCTGTGCGAAGGCTTCAAGGAACCTGACGGCTGAGCCAAGCGACTCTGACCACATGCACAGCACGTGACTTTCTAAGTCGAACTAAATAAGGCCGATGGAGAGAAATGCGTACGATTGTCTGTATCAAACCGGTTCCCGATTCCAAGCACTGGAACCGTCTGGCATTGGATCCCAAGACCAAGACCCTGGTTCGCAAAGGCATTCCGGGCACAATCAATCCTCTTGACAGGAATGCTCTGGAGCTTGCCCTGAGCTTACGTGACGAGCACGGCGGCGAAGTGTTGGTCGTCAGTATGGCTCCGCCCGATGCGATCTCCGTGCTCAATGAAGCGCTGGCTATGGGCGCTGACCGAGCGAT
This portion of the Desulfomonile tiedjei genome encodes:
- a CDS encoding TetR/AcrR family transcriptional regulator, with translation MRSVSGHSNDFEQDQKNGLACATKWKILAAAEEIMSQKGFANSSISEIARKANVTDSVIYQYFKGKQDLLFSVPGEKLKRQLALLDEHLAGIPDVQSQLQKLIWLQLRYHDAHRAYARLLLMECRSFQAFYSSPAYEIVREYSRIVASVLGRGVKEGRFRSDIPIRLIRDTILGTLDMETLSSLTVGELEAGESDFSNVVDLVDSMIVPKTPPEGCRVNRLDSILNAAKKVFAEKDFAKATISEIASLAGVADGTIYEYFQSKEDILLSMATNRFESYLEQVSGAFEIKSPDRKLRRLIRYHFSSFLSDTEFLKVFLLRLQMNDRFFASKAFEAFSDYCRLIEDVIEEGKAAGVFRTTVNSRVFRNMFLGAFSHMAMRWFVLRESAYVDRMEEIDQITELLTSAVMASPSCRKE
- a CDS encoding nitronate monooxygenase — its product is MGKRTLRTKLCDMLGMEYPILSAGMGPTLIGEKTGAPVELVVAVSEAGGLGVLGGSGFTVEELRNAIREIKAQTDKPYGVDLLLPKSVASQSFGGAQEVPLSEVLKTIPEPHREWIKKVKAEMGLPDVDVMIKLNSTTHRPKESIQVCIEERVPLFCAGLGNPGFMVEEAHAVGMKVLGITGNAKNARRMAESGVDFVVAQGHEGGGHTGRIGTMALLPQAIDAAAPVPVLAAGGIGDGRGLAAALAMGCIGVWVGTRFLATNEGGALDTNKDKIIKSTDEDTRVSTAYTGKTLRASLNEYHRLWDGSGLDPLPFPTQVMISSALLWGFVEANKTDYVGGLAGQVSGLIHEIKPARQVLDEMVEEAVDILTRRLPATVVAK
- a CDS encoding CoA-binding protein, with translation MDTFFNPGSVAVIGASKRNIGGFVVSNLLSGFQGGIYPVNRNYDEIEGLPCFPSVEDIPHGVDLAIVLVPASSVPPVLEECARKGVRRIIIESAGFAEIGESGLALQDRCVAIAKNAGMRIWGPNCMGLVDVRREYFFTFMHPGVRKEGLLPGRISLIVQSGMMSAIFLAELARRGIGVAKACSIGNRADVDECDVLEYLLEDPDTDVVALYLESIPRGRLFAQMVQKTAKPIVLLKGGRSKAGAIAAKSHTYSLAGNSRLLTSVLDGLGVALADEIFQMMDLANALAVIRYVNPACRTAIVTLSGGAGILACDALEKRELPVADLSDETKKALEEVFPPWMPPSNPVDLFPAVSTRGRDIAFDHAVSAVLKDSNVDVLLIHIVVGLDEDIPDLADLKKRADACGKLILFWIMGRQQGCERFRQAARAVGILVHEDISRIADCLWAASKFWTGRWESARQGNHSVLRG
- a CDS encoding TetR/AcrR family transcriptional regulator; this translates as MDLREKIIHETLKLFSLKGYSNTSIEDILAQTHASKGGFYNHFKSKDQLFMTVLSEARKIWRSRVLDGLEQTSSPCMKLRKFLENFRDLYLKDSENIPGGCVFVTLLVELDDQRPDFAREISEGFSRVLSMMNRLLEQAKASGELRADVNTEAVSRVLFLGLLGASVLYGMDKSSEELGKSVAPLIQYLDALVDTR
- a CDS encoding cysteine hydrolase, translated to MKSALLLIDIQNDYFPGGKMELEQSLEASRAAQRVLAHFRTKELPLIHIQHVSPRPGASFFLPGTPGVEIHESVTPLKGETVFQKNYPNAFRETALLEHLRKQEVSRLVVCGMMTHMCVDSTVRAAFDLGFQCLVLSDACATRSLAYGGVEVSAPRVGAAFIAAMGSMFGKIATVDDFLSQSD
- a CDS encoding acyl-CoA dehydrogenase family protein, whose product is MDFKFSEREELLRKSIREYAEKEIPPRMEAMEETGDFPVDLLASMGKMGILGVITPAEYGGTGLGHLARIIVLEELGRVCPAIPMALQVHHMCTHVFNRWGNDSQKQKYLPRLCKGETMGVVAVTEPSGGSDVAGIQTTAALDGDKYILNGRKCFITNSHHSDIWVVIARTGEGGKGLSAFVVEPSFPGAKAGRKEQKVGLRGANTGELSFHNCEVPKENLIGSEGQGMMVAIQDIVECGRPGMASVGLGILNAVVEQAVKFSNERSLYGKPISKLQGIQWPLAEIYSDLEIARLLTYRVGWMLDQKIDCAAESALAKQFACEAAARSARKAIEIHGSYGIMKEYPVQRLLRDALVTIPAGGTAEIARVVLARQALSTFS
- a CDS encoding carboxymuconolactone decarboxylase family protein; the encoded protein is MEKREKEMNAAIASDIRPGDDPTEVSNKLVGRTRTQLLRELFGYFEIPADIINHVFGNLYARDVLTQRERELCAVAALCVLNRTNELKSHIIAALRTGATKEQVAEVILQMSTYGGMPVCIEGLAVARQVFEKGPAK
- a CDS encoding MaoC family dehydratase N-terminal domain-containing protein; its protein translation is MLLLDLIGKKSGPMPFEYTWKDVVLYALGIGAQTEELPFVYENAKGGLRVFPSFGTVMGVALFTDLFENVTVDLSKFIHGEEAIKLYRPIPPSGKVLVEGEITNVYDKGKGALIVWRLKALTEQGEPLLEAEHGVFYVGAGGFGGDAGPKSEPLDPPEGIQPDFIVSYYIPENQAALYRLNGDLNPLHLDPDFAKMGGFPRPILHGLCTYGYAVRAIVHGACDGDPARLKEFRARFAGVVYPGDTLVTEGWNDKDGRYLIRCRTDRGVVLSHAYAKVE
- a CDS encoding ABC transporter substrate-binding protein, whose translation is MNSNIVMKAILITLGLLVVFGSSSFAQGPVKIGFAHVFSGPMATFGDVARQGAQIAANEINGAGGILGRKVELVYGDTAAKPDVGKPEIERLINSEGVAIVIGIVSSAVAKAVTPAMNDLKCPLIITHAMLDEVTGSLCNPWTFRMTWNMDQCYKSSAIIAKNSGAKKWTTVGPDYGFGQDSWKYFMRYGNNLGGMSFEQGIFTPLGTKDWAPVIEQLRTKSNADGIMLSLWGNDLKDFLRQAHRDGLLEGKTTVCAVGGSVEIFTALGVLDMPKDVWFGSPYWYEAYNNASNANFIKSYGALSAAEIPPSYAAYNSYAAIMMFKAAVEKAGSFDRADVAATLSGLTVADLPVGSTTFRGEDHQAIFDVAFGKTSAHVSKMYKRIRSLDSIKLFPGKEVTPPASEGPCKMPALAE